A section of the candidate division WOR-3 bacterium genome encodes:
- a CDS encoding DUF488 domain-containing protein, with product MRIYTLGTSKRSPEEFREILKKYKIEVIFDVRRFPTSQFAHFQKDNLKKICEEYGIEYCHLGEELGGYRKGGYQEYTKTKEFKSGLEKIKVKAKDKITCILCAEKIPFRCHRRFITQELEKEGIEIIHILEIDKTIPKMAFAIGLGGAGENVVKTLRKNFSE from the coding sequence TTGAGAATCTACACCTTAGGCACCAGCAAGCGGAGCCCAGAAGAGTTTAGAGAAATTCTTAAAAAATATAAGATAGAAGTCATCTTTGATGTCCGGCGCTTTCCGACCTCCCAGTTTGCACATTTCCAAAAAGATAACTTAAAGAAAATCTGTGAAGAATATGGAATAGAATATTGCCACCTTGGAGAGGAATTGGGCGGTTACCGAAAGGGTGGCTACCAAGAATATACTAAGACGAAGGAATTCAAGAGCGGTTTAGAAAAAATAAAGGTAAAGGCAAAGGATAAAATAACCTGCATCCTTTGTGCGGAGAAAATCCCTTTTCGTTGCCACCGTCGTTTCATCACCCAAGAATTAGAAAAAGAAGGGATAGAAATTATCCATATCCTGGAAATTGATAAAACCATTCCCAAAATGGCTTTTGCCATCGGCTTGGGTGGAGCAGGAGAGAATGTAGTTAAAACTCTTCGGAAAAATTTCTCCGAATGA
- a CDS encoding CehA/McbA family metallohydrolase, which translates to MRKILILSFLLSFPLFSLTPLERDEVIFTGRGKIENGQFRFSFSLPKLKNSLHLTLKGLSQCQVFLNQKEIGSFAKQNFTTIDLTEKKDWLKRKNEILIQSTEEGKDFSFSLWQSDYRWYFGTFHIHTTYSDGRYSVSRILNMVNSEGGNFCAITDHDTLGQCYDTAFHRTGNCQPIRGTEWTTDSGHANILGPEGRNSFTKRSVHQMIDDATYRGGLVQINHPCDDELGMGWDHYPYLDPGIDVIEIFNGPTWFPQRRKSDAEAVSWWHQLLTQGKRIAAAGNSDYHGNMPYEDPLGSHSAVYASSDHPDTLLRALKLGRVMACDEMDDSRLYLYADTNNNNIMDLIMGENIPILSGSKLIKFRLEVDDADALDQVKVYSKAGEIYSYTLPTGGDYEYEWEETFSNLDTNFFRVSLFSWNGDYEYCTNPIYINYPEYEFGPLSFLTQPLNLPDTVYLNEEESLSFSLRNNGLVSPYRFGLLVAVETSDFNFSDWQRQGPGIGEVRHIPNLSGYEILEWRGGYPYSVRLSPQNQFPYWLKLRPKEEGWQRIFYRSWADDRLFTIEKDPKTGFLGPDGEFWRFDSVFVRSLTTISQPKLKEKIEFTLGPNPAREAIRIRILSPQNLLKISIMIYDAKGSLIKTYSQKEPESEIKLKGMKDGIYFLVLKTDKEKVIRKVVVSH; encoded by the coding sequence ATGAGAAAAATTTTAATTCTCTCTTTTCTTCTCTCTTTTCCCCTCTTCTCTTTGACACCCTTAGAAAGAGATGAAGTTATTTTTACCGGCAGGGGGAAAATTGAAAATGGACAATTTCGTTTTTCCTTTTCTCTACCGAAATTAAAAAACTCCCTCCATCTCACCTTAAAAGGTCTCTCCCAATGCCAGGTCTTCTTAAACCAAAAGGAGATTGGTTCTTTTGCCAAGCAAAATTTCACCACGATTGATTTAACGGAAAAGAAGGATTGGCTAAAAAGGAAAAATGAGATTTTAATCCAATCAACCGAAGAAGGGAAAGATTTTTCCTTCTCCCTTTGGCAATCAGACTACCGTTGGTATTTTGGCACCTTCCACATCCACACCACCTATTCTGATGGGCGCTATTCCGTCTCCCGGATTCTCAATATGGTCAATAGCGAAGGTGGCAATTTCTGTGCCATCACTGACCACGATACCTTGGGTCAATGTTATGATACCGCCTTCCACCGCACCGGCAACTGCCAACCGATAAGGGGAACCGAATGGACAACCGATTCCGGTCATGCCAATATCTTAGGACCAGAAGGGAGAAACTCTTTTACCAAAAGGTCTGTGCACCAGATGATTGATGATGCCACCTATCGGGGTGGCTTAGTCCAAATCAACCATCCCTGCGATGACGAGTTGGGAATGGGTTGGGACCATTACCCTTATTTAGACCCGGGAATTGATGTCATTGAAATTTTTAACGGACCAACTTGGTTTCCTCAAAGAAGAAAGAGTGATGCGGAAGCGGTAAGTTGGTGGCACCAACTATTAACCCAAGGAAAAAGGATCGCCGCCGCCGGTAATTCCGATTATCACGGCAATATGCCCTATGAAGACCCCTTAGGCAGTCATTCCGCGGTCTATGCCTCATCCGACCATCCGGATACCCTTTTGCGGGCATTAAAACTTGGCCGGGTGATGGCTTGCGATGAGATGGATGACTCACGGCTTTACCTCTACGCCGATACCAATAACAATAACATTATGGATTTGATTATGGGCGAAAATATCCCAATTCTCTCCGGCAGCAAACTAATTAAGTTCCGTTTGGAAGTTGATGATGCGGATGCCTTAGACCAGGTTAAGGTCTATTCCAAAGCCGGTGAGATTTATAGTTATACCCTGCCTACGGGTGGCGATTACGAATACGAATGGGAAGAAACATTTAGTAATCTTGATACCAACTTCTTCCGGGTCTCCCTCTTTTCCTGGAATGGTGATTACGAATATTGCACCAACCCCATTTATATCAACTATCCGGAATATGAGTTTGGTCCTCTTTCTTTTCTCACCCAACCCTTAAATCTGCCAGATACTGTTTACCTCAACGAAGAAGAGAGCCTCTCTTTTTCTCTTCGGAATAATGGTTTAGTCTCACCCTATCGGTTTGGTTTACTGGTGGCGGTGGAGACGAGCGACTTTAATTTTTCCGACTGGCAGAGGCAAGGACCGGGGATTGGTGAAGTTCGGCATATTCCAAACCTTTCCGGTTACGAAATCTTAGAATGGCGAGGTGGTTATCCCTATTCGGTTCGGCTCTCCCCCCAAAACCAATTTCCCTACTGGTTAAAACTAAGACCAAAGGAAGAAGGTTGGCAGAGGATATTCTATCGCAGTTGGGCGGATGACCGACTGTTCACTATTGAGAAAGACCCAAAGACCGGATTTTTGGGTCCGGATGGCGAATTCTGGAGATTTGACTCTGTCTTTGTTCGCTCTTTAACCACTATCTCCCAACCAAAACTAAAAGAAAAAATTGAGTTCACCTTGGGACCAAATCCCGCTCGCGAAGCGATAAGAATTCGGATTTTATCTCCCCAAAATTTATTAAAAATCTCCATTATGATTTACGATGCCAAAGGCAGTCTCATCAAAACCTATTCCCAGAAAGAACCGGAGTCCGAAATAAAATTAAAAGGGATGAAAGATGGTATCTACTTTTTGGTGCTAAAAACTGATAAAGAAAAGGTCATCCGAAAGGTAGTAGTTAGCCATTGA
- a CDS encoding 6-carboxytetrahydropterin synthase, with protein MRYSVFDLTSLSFLLQLAMYLLKIKEDFSAAHALKDYHGKCESLHGHNYQVLVEIEVEKLPNKGYLYDFREIRDYLKAILPDHKNLNEFFSFNPTAENIAHWLFYKIKEKYPIKACEVWENENSGARYEE; from the coding sequence GTGAGGTATTCGGTTTTTGATTTGACTTCTCTTTCTTTTCTCTTACAATTGGCGATGTATCTTTTGAAAATAAAAGAAGATTTTTCCGCGGCTCATGCCTTAAAAGACTATCACGGAAAGTGTGAATCGCTCCATGGCCATAACTATCAAGTTTTAGTTGAAATTGAGGTGGAGAAATTGCCCAATAAGGGTTATCTTTATGATTTTAGGGAGATAAGAGATTACTTAAAAGCCATCCTCCCGGACCATAAGAACTTAAATGAGTTTTTCTCTTTTAATCCGACGGCGGAGAATATCGCCCATTGGCTTTTTTATAAGATAAAAGAGAAGTATCCGATAAAAGCCTGTGAAGTCTGGGAGAACGAAAATTCTGGGGCGAGATACGAAGAGTAG